GGAAGATCTCCACCACGGCGGTGCCGCGGTCTTGGGGTCCTGTGGTCATGTGCCAGTGCACGGCGACCAGGTCGTCCTCGGCGATGGCTCGCTGGAGTTCCCAGCGCACCTCGGGGAACGTCGCGACCATGCCCGCCGCGAACTGTGCGAGCGGGCCAGGCCCGTCCTCGACGCCCGGGTTGTGCTGGACGTATGCGGGACTGAGGTAGGTGTCCGTGGCCTCTTGTGCCCTTCCGGGTTCGAAGAGCATGCGGCAGAACTCCAGCACACGCTTCTTGTTCTCGGCCGCGTCAGCCATGGGCTCTTCCGATCGTGTTCGTGTACGGACAGGATGGTCTGCGCGTTGCCGCCCCCCCCGTGCCGGGCTCGGCATGGAGCTACATCGGCCGGTTGTTCATGTACCGGTCGATCCGCCAGTGGCCCTGCGCCTTTTTCACGACGAAGAACTCCCGGAACCGGTCCTGGACCACTTCCCCGGTGGCCAGCAGGGTCGTCGGAGCATCGGTCGTGGTGCGAACGAATGCCTCGTCGCCGTAGACCCGGACCTCGTCGAAGACATGGGTGGCGTCGAAGCGCACGGCGGCGAAGGTGCTCGTGTACACGTCTTGGAGCCCTGTCTTCCCCTGGACGTTCTCGGCCTGGGTGAGGGCGAGAAGTCCGTCCGGGGTGTAACAGTCGAGGACTCCATCGAGGTCCGCGGCGTTCAGGGCGTCGAAGTAGCGCTGCACGGCCGCCACGACGGCGTCACTCTCCGTACGTTCCCCAGGAGGCATGGACATGCCGGTTCCCTCTCCGTGTGCGGGTGTCCTTCCCGTGCCGACGAGCAGGGGCGGGGGCCCCGACGCTCAGGCAGCAGCGGTGGGTGACAAACGCGACCATAAGGGGCTCTCTCCCGTTTCACCTGCCGAGCCCGTACGCCTGCGCTGCGTCGGCGCAGCGCCGGTGAGGCATTGTGCAGGAGCGGGCGTGGGCGGGCCGGACGCGGTGGCCGCCGCGAGAGTGGCCCGTTCGCGCTGGCCTCCGACCTCGCCGCCTCGCGAGACAGATCTCGGGAGGCGGCGAGGTCGGGGGCGCGCGAGGATCGGTTCGTCGCAGCACTCCGCCTCGATGGGAGCCCGTAGGAATGGCCTCGCTCACGCTCAAAGACGCTGCCGTCGCACCGAGGCGGGGCTGGTACGCGCCGCCGAACTCGGCGTGGCCATGAGCATCGCGATCACCGCCCCCGCAGGTCACCTGCTGCACTTTTTCCGCATGGCCGATGCCTGGCTTGCCTCGATCGACATCGCCATCAAGAAGGCGAAGACCGCGGCCCTGTTCACGATGGCCACGGCGGACCTCGGCGAGGCGTCCCAGTCAGGTAAGCCCCTCTACCAGATCGAGCTCACCAACGGCGGCCTGGTCACCTTCGGCGGCGGCCTGCTCATCGCCACCCGTGTCAGGATCAGCCTGATCGGGGACCTGGATGGGGGGCTTCAGCTCGCCCTCACCGAGGGCCTGTTCGCCTGCCGGTCATCCCCGCCCACTTCCTTCTTCGCGCTGCCGCCCACGACGCCCGCCGGGAAGTATCCGCCGTGGCTGCGACCATCGGCGCGATGGCCACGGCGACCGGCGGCAGTGCCTGCGTACCGTCAGAACCGCCGATGCCTCCCGCCGACTGAGCGTCCGCTACCCCAGGGCGCGCTCGGCCCGCTCGCGACGCAGTGAACCTGCCCGCCGAACGGTGCGGTGGGAGCGGGAATGCCGGGGGCGGGCAAGGCCACGCCGCTCGCAGCCCAGGCGGGCGAACCGGCCCTCTCCATCGCCGGAACCCGCCCCGTCCCGCCTGAACAGCCCGTCATCGCCACCGAGAGGCACGCCATGCCCACCATCCCCGTCCTGGACTCGACGATTGCTTACCGGGAGACCGGCGAGGGAACGCCGGTCGTCTTCCTGCACGGCAACCCGACTTCCTCCTACCTGTGGCGGAAGATCCTGCCCGCCGTCGGCGCACCGGGACGTCTCCTCGCTCCGGACCTGATCGGCATGGGCGCCTCCGGGAAGCCGGACATCGCCTACAGCTTCGACGACCACTCCCGGTACCTGGAGGCGTGGATGGACGTGCTGGGCCTTGAGGACATCGTGTTGGTCGGGCACGACTGGGGTGCCCCGCTCGCCTTCGACTGGGCGACACGTCATCCCGGACGGGCCCTCGGTATCGCGTTCACCTCGCCG
This window of the Streptomyces sp. NBC_00237 genome carries:
- a CDS encoding heme-binding protein → MGARRNGLAHAQRRCRRTEAGLVRAAELGVAMSIAITAPAGHLLHFFRMADAWLASIDIAIKKAKTAALFTMATADLGEASQSGKPLYQIELTNGGLVTFGGGLLIATRVRISLIGDLDGGLQLALTEGLFACRSSPPTSFFALPPTTPAGKYPPWLRPSARWPRRPAAVPAYRQNRRCLPPTERPLPQGALGPLATQ
- a CDS encoding nuclear transport factor 2 family protein; the encoded protein is MADAAENKKRVLEFCRMLFEPGRAQEATDTYLSPAYVQHNPGVEDGPGPLAQFAAGMVATFPEVRWELQRAIAEDDLVAVHWHMTTGPQDRGTAVVEIFRLLDGLVVEHWDVMQPVPDTSANDHPMF
- a CDS encoding nuclear transport factor 2 family protein encodes the protein MSMPPGERTESDAVVAAVQRYFDALNAADLDGVLDCYTPDGLLALTQAENVQGKTGLQDVYTSTFAAVRFDATHVFDEVRVYGDEAFVRTTTDAPTTLLATGEVVQDRFREFFVVKKAQGHWRIDRYMNNRPM